The Impatiens glandulifera chromosome 3, dImpGla2.1, whole genome shotgun sequence genome contains a region encoding:
- the LOC124931771 gene encoding squamosa promoter-binding-like protein 14 codes for MEELGTQVAPPIFVHQNLAGRFHDGFTQPLAKKRAMTFQGPGFHPQQFQNQAGHWNSSVWGWDSVGFAAKPLNHPVNEVNETLSLNLGGNGRGSGTGSGNGSGCSTNSVEETVSRPGKKVRSGSPCGSNYPKCQVDDCGEDLSNAKEYHRRHKVCEGHSKSSKAMVGNQMQRFCQQCSRFHLLTEFDEGKRSCRRRLAGHNKRRRKTQTQTEDASSQNLIPKTHENNTSPANLDIINLLTVLARAQGTNEEKGISSSIATNKDQLIEILRKINSLPLPTSSGITPTNQTCLDNFLLNSSASSQSTKDLLAVLSQGNIQRSSADKNSKNSYHPDQALDCTVQKSPATVWGGERSSSSYQSPCEDADSHIQGRPSNVPLQLFSSSPEGNSPLTGRIYSSDSSNPMDESSPSSSPPVEQSLFPMHTYRETELVRAASNSLKANNNVNFEKGRAGYVKTSLDLFGESITASESGLYHHGEHTTSSGSDHSPSSLTSESKERTGRISFKLFDKDPSHLPGTLKTQINNWLLNSPSDMESYIRPGCVFLSVYLSMPSSSWEQLEENILQRINSLIHNPGTDFWNKGRFIVQTNKQLASHKDGRVRLCKSWRATSNTPELFHVSPLAIMAGKETSLLLKGKNLNAPETKIYCTYMGGYISMGSASQKTEQDELTLDKFKIMGESSGVLGRCFIEVENGFKSAASFPIIIADASICQELKVLEYEFNKGPNVDDRILNDQLLHFLNELGWLFQRKQSSLGLSLSGYSISRFKSLLVFSVDRNCCALVKTILGLLLERSLIGAELARESLEMLTEIHLLNRAVKRKYKNMIHLLINYSVPCSNSTTEYIFLPNQSGPGGITPLHLAASMSNSEDIVDVLTDDPQEIGLLSWHSLLDGNGQSPHAYASMKNNHTYNSLIARKQADRKNSQVSVSIRSGIEEQYSTTNQNHEAGVHFKRGPAVSCSKCAVVTARYKGVQSAHTLLHSPFIHSLLAIAAVCVCVCLFMRGAPDIRSIAPFQWENLEYGCS; via the exons ATGGAGGAATTGGGTACTCAAGTTGCTCCTCCCATATTCGTGCATCAAAATCTCGCTGGTCGATTTCATGATGGATTCACACAGCCATTGGCAAAGAAACGTGCCATGACCTTTCAAGGTCCTGGATTTCATCCCCAGCAGTTTCAAAACCAGGCTGGACACTGGAATTCCAGTGTCTGGGGTTGGGACAGTGTTGGTTTTGCTGCTAAACCGTTGAACCATCCGGTTAATGAGGTGAATGAAACCCTAAGCTTAAATCTAGGCGGAAATGGAAGAGGAAGTGGAACTGGTAGTGGCAATGGAAGCGGCTGCTCGACGAATTCAGTTGAAGAGACGGTTTCAAGGCCTGGAAAGAAGGTTCGATCTGGTTCGCCCTGTGGAAGCAACTATCCTAAATGTCAGGTCGATGATTGCGGTGAAGATCTGTCCAATGCTAAAGAGTATCACCGCAGACATAAGGTTTGTGAAGGTCACAGCAAGTCAAGTAAAGCTATGGTGGGAAATCAAATGCAAAGGTTCTGTCAGCAATGCAGCAG GTTCCATCTGCTTACCGAGTTTGATGAAGGGAAGCGAAGTTGTAGACGCAGGCTCGCTGGGCACAACAAGCGAAGAAggaaaactcaaactcaaaccgAAGATGCTTCCTCACAAAATTTAATCCCCAAAACCCATGAAAACAACACCAGTCCTGCTAATTTGGATATTATTAACTTGCTAACCGTTTTAGCTCGTGCTCAAG GGACTAATGAAGAGAAGGGCATCAGTTCCTCAATAGCAACCAACAAAGACCAGCTGATCGAGATTCTTAGAAAGATAAACTCACTGCCTTTGCCAACTTCTTCTGGCATTACTCCAACAAATCAGACGTGTCTGGACAATTTCTTATTAAACTCAAGTGCATCTTCTCAATCAACCAAGGACCTACTTGCTGTATTATCTCAAGGAAACATCCAAAGAAGTAGTGCTGATAAAAACAGCAAGAATTCATATCATCCAGATCAAGCCTTAGATTGTACTGTGCAAAAGAGTCCTGCAACAGTTTGGGGCGGAGAGAGAAGCAGCAGTAGCTATCAGTCTCCTTGTGAAGATGCTGATAGCCACATCCAAGGAAGACCATCAAATGTACCTTTGCAGCTTTTTAGTTCATCTCCAGAAGGCAACAGTCCATTGACTGGGAGAATATACTCTTCGGACAGCAGTAATCCCATGGATGAATCATCACCTTCATCTTCTCCTCCTGTTGAACAGAGCCTGTTTCCAATGCATACGTACAGAGAGACTGAACTTGTAAGGGCGGCGTCAAACAGTCTGAAGGCTAATAATAATGTGAATTTTGAAAAAGGTAGAGCTGGATATGTCAAAACTTCCCTTGATCTCTTTGGAGAGTCGATCACAGCCAGCGAAAGTGGTCTATATCATCATGGAGAGCACACAACGTCATCTGGATCTGATCATTCACCTTCTAGCTTGACCTCCGAGTCAAAG GAGCGTACTGGTAGAATAAGtttcaaattatttgataaGGACCCAAGTCATTTACCAGGCACTTTGAAAACTCAG ATCAATAATTGGCTCTTAAACAGCCCTTCAGATATGGAGAGCTATATCAGGCCTGGTTGTGTCTTCCTATCTGTTTACTTGTCAATGCCATCATCTTCATGGGAACAA CTAGAAGAAAACATTCTTCAGCgtatcaattctttaatccataATCCTGGCACCGACTTCTGGAATAAAGGGAGGTTCATAGTTCAAACGAATAAGCAGTTGGCATCGCATAAAGATG GAAGAGTTCGACTTTGCAAATCCTGGAGAGCAACATCTAACACACCTGAATTATTCCACGTTTCCCCTTTGGCAATTATGGCTGGGAAAGAGACCTCTCTTCTATTGAAAGGAAAAAACCTGAATGCTCCTGAGACCAA GATTTATTGCACTTACATGGGTGGGTACATATCAATGGGTTCGGCTTCCCAAAAAACTGAGCAAGATGAGCTAACTTTGGATAAGTTCAAAATTATGGGAGAGTCTTCTGGCGTACTTGGTCGATGTTTCATTGAG GTTGAAAATGGGTTCAAAAGTGCTGCCAGCTTTCCCATAATAATTGCAGATGCTTCTATATGTCAGGAACTGAAAGTCCTTGAATATGAATTCAACAAGGGCCCAAATGTTGACGATCGTATTTTGAATGACCAACTCCTACATTTTCTAAATGAGCTCGGATGGCTATTCCAGAGAAAGCAGAGCTCTTTAGGTCTTAGTCTATCTGGATACTCTATTAGTCGCTTCAAATCTCTGCTAGTATTCTCTGTTGATCGGAACTGTTGCGCTTTGGTGAAAACGATCCTCGGTTTACTACTAGAGAGAAGCTTGATCGGGGCTGAGCTAGCTAGAGAATCCTTAGAGATGTTAACTGAGATTCACCTTCTGAATAGGGCAGTGAAGAGGAAATACAAGAACATGATTCACTTACTCATTAATTATTCCGTGCCTTGCAGTAATAGCACTACAGAATACATCTTTCTACCAAATCAATCCGGGCCTGGAGGCATTACACCTTTGCACCTAGCTGCTTCTATGTCCAATTCAGAAGATATTGTAGATGTTCTGACAGACGATCCACAAGAG ATTGGATTACTCAGTTGGCACTCTCTTCTTGATGGGAATGGGCAGTCTCCTCATGCTTATGCCTCGATGAAGAATAATCATACTTATAACAGTCTTATTGCTCGAAAACAAGCTGACAGAAAAAACAGCCAGGTATCTGTATCAATTCGAAGCGGAATAGAGGAACAATATTCGACGACAAATCAAAACCATGAGGCCGGTGTCCATTTCAAACGAGGGCCAGCAGTTTCGTGTTCTAAGTGTGCAGTTGTGACTGCAAGATATAAGGGTGTGCAAAGTGCACACACTTTGCTTCACAGTCCTTTCATCCATTCATTGCTTGCCATTGCTGCTGTATGTGTATGTGTCTGTCTATTTATGCGAGGTGCCCCTGAT